In a genomic window of Quercus lobata isolate SW786 chromosome 4, ValleyOak3.0 Primary Assembly, whole genome shotgun sequence:
- the LOC115987574 gene encoding zinc finger BED domain-containing protein RICESLEEPER 2-like, giving the protein MVITAHFIDHAWTLQSRVLRFVYVPSPHTKDVLADVLVDCFLEWNIDRKLSTITVDNCSTNDAMIRLLLNKLDTSSLMLGGSMLHMRCVAHILNLIVQDGLSLIGDGIERIRDSVIYWTGSPKRRQKFEENARQLRVQCTKELVLDCKTRWNSTYLMLSTALIYKDVFSRLAKRETSYTCLPYDHDWEVAKDICGRLELFYSVTEFFSGRKYPITNMYFSLVCELKIALNEWSLSSSEMISTMAESMLAKFNSYWANVSVVMAVSVILDPRYKMKLLEFYYPSIYGVNSDLEIEKIKNFCYDLLDEYGDVNESPVDNEGSSHMPASTSNQVAQIKFRLIGSMSRFDGFVNNSSSSSKKHGSGRMEFDHFIDEGVLKRSEDFDILAWWKNNGLKYPTLQRIARDILAIPVTTVASEAAFSTSGRLLSPHRSRLHPKTIEAMMCAQNWLWSEINGSSIIPGDSTFQSILNDGEPNEDDGSCATIDGSCITIDED; this is encoded by the exons ATGGTCATTACCGCTCATTTCATTGATCATGCTTGGACTTTGCAAAGCCGGGttttaag gtttgtttatGTTCCTTCTCCACACACGAAAGATGTTCTTGCCGATGTCCTTGTCGATTGCTTTTTAGAGTGGAATATTGATAGGAAGTTGTCCACAATAACCGTAGATAATTGTAGTACTAATGATGCCATGATAAGACTTCTCTTGAATAAGCTTGATACTAGCTCTCTTATGTTGGGTGGGTCTATGTTGCATATGAGATGTGTTgcacatattttgaatttgattgttcaagATGGGTTGTCTCTTATTGGTGATGGTATTGAAAGGATTCGTGATAGTGTGATTTATTGGACTGGATCACCAAAGAGgagacaaaaatttgaagaaaatgcaCGTCAATTGCGTGTTCAATGCACCAAAGAGTTAGTTTTAGATTGTAAAACTCGTTGGAATTCAACTTACTTAATGCTTTCTACTGCATTGATTTATAAAGATGTTTTCTCGCGTTTGGCTAAACGTGAAACATCTTATACTTGTTTGCCATATGATCATGATTGGGAGGTAGCCAAAGATATTTGTGGGAGGTTGGAGTTGTTTTATAGTGTGACTGAGTTTTTCTCTGGTCGTAAGTACCCCATAactaatatgtatttttctttggtgTGTGAGTTGAAAATTGCATTGAATGAATGGAGTTTGTCTTCAAGTGAGATGATAAGTACGATGGCCGAAAGCATGCTTgctaaatttaattcttattggGCTAATGTTAGTGTTGTTATGGCTGTTTCTGTTATCTTAGATCCAAGATATAAGATGAAGTTATTGGAGTTTTATTATCCTAGCATTTATGGTGTTAATTCTGATTTggagattgaaaaaattaagaatttttgttatgatttgCTTGATGAGTATGGAGATGTAAATGAGTCTCCTGTAGATAATGAAGGAAGTTCTCATATGCCTGCAAGTACTTCAAATCAAGTGgcacaaataaaatttaggttGATTGGGTCAATGTCAAGGTTTGATGGGTTTGTGAACAATAGTTCAAGTAGTTCAAAGAAACATGGGAGTGGTAGAATGGAATTTGATCATTTCATTGATGAGGGAGTGTTGAAGAGGAGTGAAGACTTCGATATTTTGGCATGGTGGAAAAATAATGGTCTCAAGTATCCTACTTTACAAAGGATTGCAAGAGATATTTTAGCCATTCCCGTCACAACTGTTGCTTCAGAAGCTGCCTTTAGCACTAGTGGGAGACTTTTAAGTCCACACCGCAGTAGGTTACATCCCAAGACTATAGAGGCAATGATGTGTGCTCAGAATTGGTTATGGAGTGAAATCAACG GTTCTTCAATTATACCTGGAGATAGTACATTTCAATCCATTCTTAATGATGGGGAGCCAAATGAAGATGATGGGAGTTGTGCCACAATTGATGGGAGTTGCATCACAATTGATGAAgattaa